The Camelina sativa cultivar DH55 chromosome 14, Cs, whole genome shotgun sequence genome includes a window with the following:
- the LOC104742711 gene encoding myrosinase-binding protein 2-like isoform X1 — translation MSEKVGAIGGTKGGVFDDGVFDGVKNIIVGKDFRTVTYIKIEYEKDGKYEIREHRTNRGQLEEFSVDYPSEYIIAICGSYDNIFVYGSTLIKSLLFKTSYGRISPILGHTTLLGNPAGKEFMLEGKNGGKLLGFHGRSGQALDAIGAHFTVVDSSLKTFKLQGGNGGFAWDDGAFDGVRKVLIGRNGKNVGYVRFEYAKGQITVPHAHGNKQEAPQEFLVDYPNEHITSVEGTIDGYLTSLTFKTSKGRTSPAFGTVVGSKFLFEETGLKLVGFYGRSGNVIDALGAHFAPLPTTPAPAPIPVPAPTPIGSTGGTGSHTGGSRLDTCSDGTQKMEAQGGKGGNQWDDGSDHDDVTKIYVAAGGLGIENIKFDYIKSGERKGGIFHGVKASRAIVSTIGIGHPKEYLVSVEGWYDSSNIIQGIKFQTNNNTSVFIGYEFSGDGTQFSLQVKDKKIICFHGFVGSHLNSLGAYFAPTSSSSSSLTPTPNKLEAQGGNGGETFDDGAFDNVRKVYVGQGDSGVAYIKFEYETNGKRETREHGKITLLGTEEFEVDSDDYITSVEFYYEKVFGTPTDIITSLILKTFKGITSQPFGMVSGNKSILEGGKIAGFHGRASNVIHSLGAYISPSMTSSTPATPKSFKLPAQGGNGGVSWDDGAHDHVRKVYVGQGDSGVAF, via the exons ATGTCTGAAAAGGTGGGAGCAATAGGTGGTACCAAGGGAGGAGTATTCGATGATGGCGTTTTTGATGGAGTTAAGAATATAATTGTTGGAAAAGATTTTCGCACGGTAACATATATCAAGATCGAATACGAAAAGGATGGAAAATATGAAATCCGTGAACACAGGACAAACCGTGGACAACTAGAAGAG TTTTCAGTAGATTATCCAAGTGAATATATCATAGCCATTTGTGGAAGCTACGATAATATTTTCGTTTATGGATCTACATTGATCAAATCTTTACTCTTCAAAACCTCTTATGGAAGAATATCTCCGATACTTGGTCACACAACGTTATTAGGAAATCCAGCAGGGAAAGAATTCATGCTTGAAGGTAAAAATGGAGGAAAACTTCTTGGGTTCCATGGACGTTCTGGTCAAGCTCTTGATGCCATTGGAGCACACTTCACTGTAGTGGATTCGTCTCTTAAGACATTTAAACTTCAAGGTGGCAATGGAGGGTTTGCTTGGGACGATGGCGCTTTTGATGGTGTTAGAAAAGTGCTCATTGGACGAAATGGTAAGAACGTGGGTTATGTCAGGTTTGAGTATGCGAAAGGCCAAATAACGGTACCGCATGCTCATGGGAACAAACAAGAAGCTCCACAAGAG TTTCTGGTGGATTATCCTAATGAACATATTACATCAGTGGAGGGAACAATCGATGGTTACCTTACGTCGCTTACGTTTAAGACATCGAAAGGAAGAACCTCCCCTGCTTTTGGGACTGTGGTCGGTAGCAAATTTTTGTTCGAGGAAACAGGTTTAAAACTTGTTGGGTTTTATGGTCGGTCTGGTAATGTTATTGATGCTCTTGGTGCACATTTTGCCCCTCTTCCCACCACTCCCGCTCCCGCTCCCATTCCAGTTCCTGCTCCCACTCCCATTGGAAGCACTGGCGGGACAGGATCTCACACAGGAGGAAGCAGATTGGACACATGTTCAGATGGAACCCAAAAGATGGAAGCACAAGGAGGTAAGGGAGGCAATCAATGGGACGATGGATCAGATCACGACGATGTAACAAAGATATATGTTGCAGCTGGTGGTTTAGGAATTGAGAACATTAAGTTCGATTATATTAAAAGCGGAGAGAGAAAGGGAGGAATTTTCCATGGTGTGAAAGCTAGTAGAGCTATCGTTTCTACG ATCGGGATAGGCCATCCCAAGGAGTATCTCGTTTCCGTAGAGGGTTGGTATGACTCTTCTAATATCATTCAAGGAATCAAGTTCCAAACCAACAACAATACTTCTGTTTTCATTGGATATGAATTTTCTGGAGATGGTACACAATTTTCACTTCAAGTTAAAGACAAGAAGATCATCTGTTTCCATGGTTTTGTCGGCTCTCATCTCAATTCTCTTGGAGCTTATTTCGCTCCAAcctcatcctcttcttcctccttgacTCCTACTCCCAACAAACTTGAAGCGCAAGGAGGAAATGGTGGAGAAACATTTGACGATGGTGCTTTCGATAATGTAAGAAAGGTTTATGTTGGTCAAGGCGATTCCGGTGTTGCTTATATTAAGTTTGAATACGAAACAAATGGCAAAAGAGAAACACGCGAACATGGAAAAATAACATTGCTAGGAACAGAAGAGTTTGAGGTTGATTCGGATGACTACATCACATCTGTTGAGTTTTACTATGAGAAAGTCTTTGGCACACCAACTGATATCATAACAtctcttattttaaaaacattcaaAGGCATTACCTCTCAGCCTTTTGGAATGGTTTCCGGAAACAAATCTATACTCGAAGGAGGCAAAATCGCTGGGTTTCATGGACGAGCAAGCAATGTTATCCATTCTTTAGGAGCATATATATCTCCCTCGATGACATCTTCTACTCCAGCAACTCCTAAGTCCTTTAAACTTCCAGCACAAGGCGGAAACGGAGGAGTTTCTTGGGACGATGGTGCTCATGATCATGTGAGAAAAGTTTACGTAGGACAAGGCGATTCTGGTGTGGCCTTTTGA
- the LOC104742711 gene encoding myrosinase-binding protein 1-like isoform X2, which produces MLEGKNGGKLLGFHGRSGQALDAIGAHFTVVDSSLKTFKLQGGNGGFAWDDGAFDGVRKVLIGRNGKNVGYVRFEYAKGQITVPHAHGNKQEAPQEFLVDYPNEHITSVEGTIDGYLTSLTFKTSKGRTSPAFGTVVGSKFLFEETGLKLVGFYGRSGNVIDALGAHFAPLPTTPAPAPIPVPAPTPIGSTGGTGSHTGGSRLDTCSDGTQKMEAQGGKGGNQWDDGSDHDDVTKIYVAAGGLGIENIKFDYIKSGERKGGIFHGVKASRAIVSTIGIGHPKEYLVSVEGWYDSSNIIQGIKFQTNNNTSVFIGYEFSGDGTQFSLQVKDKKIICFHGFVGSHLNSLGAYFAPTSSSSSSLTPTPNKLEAQGGNGGETFDDGAFDNVRKVYVGQGDSGVAYIKFEYETNGKRETREHGKITLLGTEEFEVDSDDYITSVEFYYEKVFGTPTDIITSLILKTFKGITSQPFGMVSGNKSILEGGKIAGFHGRASNVIHSLGAYISPSMTSSTPATPKSFKLPAQGGNGGVSWDDGAHDHVRKVYVGQGDSGVAF; this is translated from the exons ATGCTTGAAGGTAAAAATGGAGGAAAACTTCTTGGGTTCCATGGACGTTCTGGTCAAGCTCTTGATGCCATTGGAGCACACTTCACTGTAGTGGATTCGTCTCTTAAGACATTTAAACTTCAAGGTGGCAATGGAGGGTTTGCTTGGGACGATGGCGCTTTTGATGGTGTTAGAAAAGTGCTCATTGGACGAAATGGTAAGAACGTGGGTTATGTCAGGTTTGAGTATGCGAAAGGCCAAATAACGGTACCGCATGCTCATGGGAACAAACAAGAAGCTCCACAAGAG TTTCTGGTGGATTATCCTAATGAACATATTACATCAGTGGAGGGAACAATCGATGGTTACCTTACGTCGCTTACGTTTAAGACATCGAAAGGAAGAACCTCCCCTGCTTTTGGGACTGTGGTCGGTAGCAAATTTTTGTTCGAGGAAACAGGTTTAAAACTTGTTGGGTTTTATGGTCGGTCTGGTAATGTTATTGATGCTCTTGGTGCACATTTTGCCCCTCTTCCCACCACTCCCGCTCCCGCTCCCATTCCAGTTCCTGCTCCCACTCCCATTGGAAGCACTGGCGGGACAGGATCTCACACAGGAGGAAGCAGATTGGACACATGTTCAGATGGAACCCAAAAGATGGAAGCACAAGGAGGTAAGGGAGGCAATCAATGGGACGATGGATCAGATCACGACGATGTAACAAAGATATATGTTGCAGCTGGTGGTTTAGGAATTGAGAACATTAAGTTCGATTATATTAAAAGCGGAGAGAGAAAGGGAGGAATTTTCCATGGTGTGAAAGCTAGTAGAGCTATCGTTTCTACG ATCGGGATAGGCCATCCCAAGGAGTATCTCGTTTCCGTAGAGGGTTGGTATGACTCTTCTAATATCATTCAAGGAATCAAGTTCCAAACCAACAACAATACTTCTGTTTTCATTGGATATGAATTTTCTGGAGATGGTACACAATTTTCACTTCAAGTTAAAGACAAGAAGATCATCTGTTTCCATGGTTTTGTCGGCTCTCATCTCAATTCTCTTGGAGCTTATTTCGCTCCAAcctcatcctcttcttcctccttgacTCCTACTCCCAACAAACTTGAAGCGCAAGGAGGAAATGGTGGAGAAACATTTGACGATGGTGCTTTCGATAATGTAAGAAAGGTTTATGTTGGTCAAGGCGATTCCGGTGTTGCTTATATTAAGTTTGAATACGAAACAAATGGCAAAAGAGAAACACGCGAACATGGAAAAATAACATTGCTAGGAACAGAAGAGTTTGAGGTTGATTCGGATGACTACATCACATCTGTTGAGTTTTACTATGAGAAAGTCTTTGGCACACCAACTGATATCATAACAtctcttattttaaaaacattcaaAGGCATTACCTCTCAGCCTTTTGGAATGGTTTCCGGAAACAAATCTATACTCGAAGGAGGCAAAATCGCTGGGTTTCATGGACGAGCAAGCAATGTTATCCATTCTTTAGGAGCATATATATCTCCCTCGATGACATCTTCTACTCCAGCAACTCCTAAGTCCTTTAAACTTCCAGCACAAGGCGGAAACGGAGGAGTTTCTTGGGACGATGGTGCTCATGATCATGTGAGAAAAGTTTACGTAGGACAAGGCGATTCTGGTGTGGCCTTTTGA